Proteins encoded within one genomic window of Ranitomeya variabilis isolate aRanVar5 chromosome 4, aRanVar5.hap1, whole genome shotgun sequence:
- the LOC143767542 gene encoding uncharacterized protein LOC143767542, with protein sequence MQDNARQLCYEIVPTSLTSRTLVRRSEIFLKLKQAAKEKNQHIIEKKVKEENITLKTLEKDKLDTTKKRRLTKSRRQIITEMQERWEKEARENKMVKTLEEDEKGKTTTLIIYETSV encoded by the exons ATGCAAGACAATGCAAGGCAG CTATGCTATGAAAt AGTTCCTACCAGTCTCACCTCTCGGACTCTCGTCAGGCGATCAGAGATATTTTTGAAGCTAaagcaagcagccaa GGAGAAGAATCAACATATAATTGAAAAGAAGGTCAAAGAGGAGAACATCACCCTGAAGACTCT TGAGAAGGACAAACTAGATACAACAAAGAAAAGAAGACTAACAAAGAGCAGGAGGCAGATAAT AACAGAAATGCAAGAACGATGGGAGAAGGAGGCGAGAGAGAACAAGATGGTGAAAACTTT GGAGGAAGATGAGAAGGGGAAGACCACCACCCTGATCAT